A single window of Plectropomus leopardus isolate mb chromosome 12, YSFRI_Pleo_2.0, whole genome shotgun sequence DNA harbors:
- the LOC121951425 gene encoding complement factor H-related protein 1-like isoform X2, with product MCIRHLRIALLLTVFPGAPHAQSAAQSCHAPKLDGGFFSPKQETYSDGAKLTYACDEGLKPTVKGWWATSTCQNGKWSHKPQCIDQNDCFPPDLPNAKYKENPSGWYRNGHRIRITCDNGYEPKSRHVIATCIRGTWRSVPICEKHVDACGEPPKIPHAVIIQQEYQEVFAPDSEVQFECEGGYTVEETDTKNSIMCIFGNWTEGPTCISSSTSGSKERDSTTLITTVDNCGAYPVVSNGDVVEKDQNFLKYQCNAFYKLAGSDTVACYSDGSWSQLPICKEAFCVLDPAEHDEASFRLSGVEYLKDGEEKDIPCIQQDHSSRVQCTNGKLFYNKCAEKAGSAEVETAAGNATSTENGAQTEAVHVGDRLQLLPEWLSQWMKVAEQILGTEAPQSEKQAGDTLHQLAVGHNLQVEPTGSSNTSGSNESDSKPLITSETFCVIDPAQYRVHRVRLSGVEYIKEGENKHIRCIWHDYSSHVKCTNGILHYTQCCQRYDHLRGVCRYYTV from the exons ATGTGCATCAGACATCTTAGAATTGCTCTTCTTCTAACTGTGTTTCCTGGAGCGCCACATG CGCAAAGTGCTGCACAGTCGTGTCATGCTCCCAAACTGGATGGTGGTTTCTTTTCCCCAAAGCAAGAGACTTATTCTGACGGAGCAAAGCTGACCTACGCCTGTGATGAAGGACTTAAACCAACAGTGAAGGGTTGGTGGGCAACAAGCACATGCCAAAATGGAAAATGGTCTCATAAACCACAATGTATAG ATCAAAACGACTGCTTCCCACCAGATTTACCCAACgcaaaatacaaagaaaacccAAGTGGCTGGTATAGGAACGGACATAGAATTAGGATAACATGTGATAATGGATATGAACCTAAAAGCCGGCATGTCATAGCCACATGTATCCGTGGAACATGGCGCAGTGTGCCGATCTGTGAGA AACATGTTGATGCATGTGGTGAGCCCCCTAAAATCCCCCATGCAGTCATCATACAACAGGAATACCAGGAGGTTTTTGCTCCAGATTCAGAAGTGCAGTTTGAATGTGAAGGTGGATATACTGTAGAGGAAACAGacaccaaaaacagcatcatgtgCATTTTTGGAAACTGGACTGAGGGCCCAACGTGCA TATCCTCCAGCACCTCTGGCTCAAAGGAGAGAGACAGTACAACTCTAATTACAACAG ttgacAACTGTGGAGCATATCCAGTCGTTTCAAATGGTGATGTTGTGGAAAAGGATCAAAATTTTTTGAAATATCAATGTAATGCCTTTTACAAACTCGCCGGTTCAGACACTGTGGCGTGTTACAGTGATGGCAGTTGGTCACAACTACCCATCTGCAAAG AGGCATTCTGTGTCCTCGATCCTGCTGAACACGATGAAGCCAGTTTTAGACTATCTGGAGTTGAATACCTAAAGGACGGCGAGGAGAAGGATATTCCGTGTATCCAGCAAGATCACAGTAGCCGTGTTCAGTGCACAAACGGAAAACTATTTTATAACAAGT GTGCTGAAAAGGCGGGTTCTGCAGAGGTAGAAACTGCTGCAGGAAACGCAACATCCACTGAGAATGGGGCACAAACTGAAG CTGTGCACGTGGGGGACAGATTACAGCTACTGCCAGAGTGGCTAAGCCAGTGGATGAAG GTAGCAGAGCAGATACTGGGCACAGAGGCTCCACAATCAGAGAAGCAGGCGGGGGACACACTACATCAACTGGCAGTGGGACACAACCTGCAGGTGGAG CCCACAGGCTCGTCGAACACCTCTGGCTCAAATGAAAGCGACAGTAAACCTCTAATCACATCAG AGACATTCTGTGTCATAGATCCTGCTCAGTATCGTGTGCATCGTGTTCGGTTGTCTGGAGTTGAATATATAAAGGAAGGAGAGAACAAGCATATTCGATGTATTTGGCACGATTACAGCAGCCATGTCAAGTGTACTAATGGAATACTACATTATACACAGT gtTGTCAGCGTTATGACCATCTGCGG GGAGTTTGCAGGTATTACACAGTATGA
- the LOC121951425 gene encoding complement factor H-related protein 1-like isoform X1, translated as MCIRHLRIALLLTVFPGAPHAQSAAQSCHAPKLDGGFFSPKQETYSDGAKLTYACDEGLKPTVKGWWATSTCQNGKWSHKPQCIDQNDCFPPDLPNAKYKENPSGWYRNGHRIRITCDNGYEPKSRHVIATCIRGTWRSVPICEKHVDACGEPPKIPHAVIIQQEYQEVFAPDSEVQFECEGGYTVEETDTKNSIMCIFGNWTEGPTCISSSTSGSKERDSTTLITTVDNCGAYPVVSNGDVVEKDQNFLKYQCNAFYKLAGSDTVACYSDGSWSQLPICKEAFCVLDPAEHDEASFRLSGVEYLKDGEEKDIPCIQQDHSSRVQCTNGKLFYNKCAEKAGSAEVETAAGNATSTENGAQTEGGAVHVGDRLQLLPEWLSQWMKVAEQILGTEAPQSEKQAGDTLHQLAVGHNLQVEPTGSSNTSGSNESDSKPLITSETFCVIDPAQYRVHRVRLSGVEYIKEGENKHIRCIWHDYSSHVKCTNGILHYTQCCQRYDHLRGVCRYYTV; from the exons ATGTGCATCAGACATCTTAGAATTGCTCTTCTTCTAACTGTGTTTCCTGGAGCGCCACATG CGCAAAGTGCTGCACAGTCGTGTCATGCTCCCAAACTGGATGGTGGTTTCTTTTCCCCAAAGCAAGAGACTTATTCTGACGGAGCAAAGCTGACCTACGCCTGTGATGAAGGACTTAAACCAACAGTGAAGGGTTGGTGGGCAACAAGCACATGCCAAAATGGAAAATGGTCTCATAAACCACAATGTATAG ATCAAAACGACTGCTTCCCACCAGATTTACCCAACgcaaaatacaaagaaaacccAAGTGGCTGGTATAGGAACGGACATAGAATTAGGATAACATGTGATAATGGATATGAACCTAAAAGCCGGCATGTCATAGCCACATGTATCCGTGGAACATGGCGCAGTGTGCCGATCTGTGAGA AACATGTTGATGCATGTGGTGAGCCCCCTAAAATCCCCCATGCAGTCATCATACAACAGGAATACCAGGAGGTTTTTGCTCCAGATTCAGAAGTGCAGTTTGAATGTGAAGGTGGATATACTGTAGAGGAAACAGacaccaaaaacagcatcatgtgCATTTTTGGAAACTGGACTGAGGGCCCAACGTGCA TATCCTCCAGCACCTCTGGCTCAAAGGAGAGAGACAGTACAACTCTAATTACAACAG ttgacAACTGTGGAGCATATCCAGTCGTTTCAAATGGTGATGTTGTGGAAAAGGATCAAAATTTTTTGAAATATCAATGTAATGCCTTTTACAAACTCGCCGGTTCAGACACTGTGGCGTGTTACAGTGATGGCAGTTGGTCACAACTACCCATCTGCAAAG AGGCATTCTGTGTCCTCGATCCTGCTGAACACGATGAAGCCAGTTTTAGACTATCTGGAGTTGAATACCTAAAGGACGGCGAGGAGAAGGATATTCCGTGTATCCAGCAAGATCACAGTAGCCGTGTTCAGTGCACAAACGGAAAACTATTTTATAACAAGT GTGCTGAAAAGGCGGGTTCTGCAGAGGTAGAAACTGCTGCAGGAAACGCAACATCCACTGAGAATGGGGCACAAACTGAAGGTGGAG CTGTGCACGTGGGGGACAGATTACAGCTACTGCCAGAGTGGCTAAGCCAGTGGATGAAG GTAGCAGAGCAGATACTGGGCACAGAGGCTCCACAATCAGAGAAGCAGGCGGGGGACACACTACATCAACTGGCAGTGGGACACAACCTGCAGGTGGAG CCCACAGGCTCGTCGAACACCTCTGGCTCAAATGAAAGCGACAGTAAACCTCTAATCACATCAG AGACATTCTGTGTCATAGATCCTGCTCAGTATCGTGTGCATCGTGTTCGGTTGTCTGGAGTTGAATATATAAAGGAAGGAGAGAACAAGCATATTCGATGTATTTGGCACGATTACAGCAGCCATGTCAAGTGTACTAATGGAATACTACATTATACACAGT gtTGTCAGCGTTATGACCATCTGCGG GGAGTTTGCAGGTATTACACAGTATGA
- the LOC121951426 gene encoding complement factor H-like isoform X2: protein MCLRNLGFVFLVWFPGVLQAQDEAQPCIAPNVIGGYLVPKQEAYSHEADLTYGCDDGLKPVVEGWWATSTCQNGTWSPEPQCIDEKACMPPDIPNAKYTQNAWYKDGLKIRITCDNGYEPKDHSHITATCVNGTWSSVPVCEKRVDACSEPPKIPHAVIIHQEYEEVFPDGTTLQYECEKGYTVEGVDTKSTIICIFGSWTESLTCSSRPGTGQGGSTMGGAGGGDTTSVASGKQPQGGDTRPDTGHDGSTVGREGGGQTTTTGSGTQPAGGGSSTTSASNERDSRPLVTSVNHCGAHPKVSHGDVVQKNQMYLKYQCSAFYKLTGPDTVVCYSDGSWSELPICKEAFCVIDPAQYRVNGVQLSGVEYIKEGENKYIPCIWHNTSSHVKCTNGILHYTQCCWNSDLQRGACWYYTA from the exons ATGTGCTTGAGAAACCtcggttttgtttttctggtttgGTTTCCAGGAGTGCTGCAGG CACAAGATGAAGCTCAGCCCTGTATTGCTCCCAATGTGATCGGTGGTTATTTGGTCCCCAAACAAGAAGCTTACTCGCATGAAGCAGATCTCACTTACGGCTGTGATGACGGACTTAAACCAGTAGTGGAGGGTTGGTGGGCAACAAGTACATGTCAAAATGGCACATGGTCTCCTGAACCACAGTGTATAG ATGAAAAAGCCTGCATGCCACCAGATATACCCaatgcaaaatacacacaaaatgcttGGTATAAGGATGGACTAAAGATTAGGATAACATGTGACAACGGATATGAACCCAAGGACCACAGTCATATCACAGCCACATGTGTAAATGGGACGTGGTCCTCTGTTCCGGTCTGTGAGA AACGTGTTGATGCATGTAGTGAGCCCCCTAAAATCCCCCATGCAGTCATCATTCATCAGGAATACGAGGAGGTCTTTCCTGACGGTACAACACTGCAGTATGAATGTGAAAAGGGATATACTGTAGAGGGAGTAGACACCAAAAGCAccatcatttgcatttttggaagCTGGACTGAAAGCCTAACGTGCA GCAGCAGACCAGGTACTGGACAAGGAGGCTCCACAATGGGAGGAGCAGGCGGGGGCGACACTACATCTGTTGCAAGTGGGAAACAACCCCAAGGTGGAG ACACCAGACCAGATACTGGACATGACGGCTCCACAGTGGGCAGAGAAGGGGGGGGGCAAACTACAACAACTGGCAGTGGGACACAACCTGCAGGTGGAG GATCGTCAACCACCTCTGCCTCAAATGAGAGAGACAGCAGACCTTTGGTGACATCGG ttaaccACTGCGGAGCTCACCCAAAAGTTTCACACGGTGATGTTGTGCAAAAGAATCAAATGTATCTGAAATACCAGTGCAGTGCCTTTTACAAACTCACTGGTCCAGACACTGTGGTGTGTTACAGTGATGGCAGCTGGTCAGAACTGCCAATCTGCAAAG AGGCATTCTGTGTCATAGATCCTGCTCAGTATCGTGTGAATGGTGTTCAGCTGTCTGGAGTTGAATATATAAAGGAAGGAGAGAACAAGTATATTCCATGTATTTGGCACAATACCAGCAGCCATGTTAAGTGTACTAATGGAATACTACATTATACACAGT gtTGTTGGAATTCTGACCTTCAGCGG GGAGCTTGCTGGTATTACACAGCATGA
- the LOC121951428 gene encoding complement factor H-like encodes MCTRYVGFALLVWFPGVLCAQSAAQPCRTPRLKGGFFVPEQEAYSHETELTYACDDGLKPVVEGWWATSTCQNGTWSHEPQCIDENACLPPTIPNAKYTVNRNGWYENRETIRITCEKGYDYKNRDATAECINGTWSSVPVCERSINACGEPPKFPHAVIIHQGYQDLFPVDSEVQYECEDEYTLDGTETKKSTYCISGNWTTGPTCSRETRPGTGHGGSAVGGSGSRPDSGQGGSAGGGHTTSGSGTKPTGGGSSSSSGEDGKETQVQITTITNCGKHPVVPNGDVVRKSPMFLRYQCASFYKRVGPDTVMCYSTGMWSDIPTCKAAFCSVNTDEYPALIPAGIKFLRDGERATLECVKLDHWWTDHYSVARCINGKTILSRCCGWFDLRRGVC; translated from the exons ATGTGCACGAGATATGTTGGATTTGCTCTCCTCGTTTGGTTTCCAGGAGTACTGTGTG CACAAAGTGCAGCTCAGCCTTGTCGTACTCCCAGACTGAAAgggggtttttttgtccctGAACAAGAAGCTTACTCTCATGAAACAGAGCTCACGTATGCCTGTGATGACGGACTTAAACCGGTAGTGGAGGGTTGGTGGGCAACAAGCACATGCCAAAATGGCACATGGTCTCATGAACCACAGTGTATAG ACGAAAACGCCTGTCTACCACCAACTATCCCCAATGCAAAATACACTGTAAACAGAAATGGTTGGTATGAGAACAGAGAAACAATCAGGATAACATGTGAGAAAGGATATGATTACAAAAACAGGGACGCCACAGCTGAATGTATAAATGGAACATGGTCCTCTGTGCCGGTCTGTGAGA GAAGTATTAATGCATGTGGTGAGCCCCCTAAATTCCCCCATGCTGTCATCATCCATCAAGGATACCAGGATTTGTTTCCTGTAGATTCAGAGGTGCAGTATGAATGTGAAGATGAATATACTTTAGATGGAACAGAAACCAAAAAATCCACCTACTGCATATCTGGAAACTGGACTACAGGCCCAACATGTA gcAGAGAAACCAGACCAGGTACTGGACATGGTGGCTCTGCAGTGGGGGGATCAG GCAGCAGACCGGATTCTGGACAGGGTGGATCTGCAGGTGGGGGACACACAACATCTGGTAGTGGGACAAAGCCTACGGGTGGAG GGTCTTCTAGCAGCTCCGGAGAGGATGGGAAAGAGACTCAAGTTCAAATCACAACAA ttaCGAACTGTGGAAAACATCCTGTCGTTCCTAATGGTGATGTTGTGAGAAAAAGTCCAATGTTTTTGAGGTACCAGTGTGCTTCTTTTTACAAACGAGTGGGTCCAGACACAGTGATGTGTTATAGCACCGGCATGTGGTCAGACATTCCCACCTGCAAAG CTGCCTTCTGTTCTGTGAACACTGATGAATATCCTGCGTTAATACCTGCTGGAATAAAATTTTTAAGAGATGGTGAGAGGGCGACATTAGAATGTGTGAAACTGGATCACTGGTGGACGGATCATTATTCTGTGGCCCGATGCATTAATGGAAAAACAATACTTTCCAGAT GTTGTGGCTGGTTCGATCTTAGGAGG GGTGTTTGCTGA
- the LOC121951351 gene encoding beta-1,3-galactosyltransferase 2-like, producing MQWRRRHCCTHTAKFLYLLSLLGLLVFLVHQVWLPKLTGMPRWRGHPLVYGGGEFHTTKAKWNTSAPHSAWRFVIVPQSTFKADANVSSPEKEGVLSPQGDPTFENTLAANTSQSVKGDLGDNITHGPFPYIINEPNKCTKSRSAPFLVLLIATEARQVEARNAIRQTWGNESVAPALGFIRLFLLGKNEGELGLLQQRMLEAESRRYHDIIQQDFLDSYKNLTIKTLMGMNWVGMHCPQASYVMKTDSDMFVNTEYLIYKLLRPELQPKKNYFTGNNMRGFAPNRNKNSKWYMPPELYPGEKYPTFCSGTGYVFSGDLARKIYCASLRISRLHLEDVYVGICLAELRIEPTPPPNEFLFNHWRVSYSSCKYSHLITSHGFHPNELLKYWHHLQSNKRNACINTLRAGRTHSSRMNRERPAQ from the coding sequence ATGCAGTGGAGACGACGCCACtgctgtacacacacagctAAATTTCTCTATCTCCTCTCATTGTTAGGTCTACTGGTTTTTCTGGTACACCAGGTGTGGCTGCCTAAACTTACAGGTATGCCACGGTGGAGAGGCCATCCTCTGGTGTACGGAGGTGGTGAATTTCATACAACCAAAGCCAAATGGAACACGAGTGCCCCACATTCAGCATGGAGGTTTGTCATTGTCCCTCAGTCGACTTTCAAGGCTGATGCTAACGTCAGCTCCCCTGAGAAGGAGGGTGTCTTGTCTCCTCAAGGAGACCCAACTTTTGAGAACACTCTGGCAGCCAATACGAGCCAAAGTGTGAAAGGAGATCTTGGCGACAATATAACCCATGGGCCGTTCCCTTATATCATCAACGAGCcaaacaaatgtacaaaaagcAGATCTGCACCTTTTCTGGTGTTGCTGATAGCCACTGAGGCTCGGCAGGTGGAAGCAAGAAATGCCATACGGCAGACATGGGGCAACGAGAGTGTGGCCCCAGCTCTAGGATTCATCCGGTTGTTTCTGCTGGGTAAAAATGAGGGAGAGCTGGGACTTTTACAGCAGCGGATGTTAGAGGCAGAGAGCCGGAGATACCATGACATCATTCAGCAGGACTTTCTCGATTCCTACAAAAACCTGACCATAAAGACATTAATGGGAATGAACTGGGTGGGAATGCACTGCCCACAAGCCAGCTATGTCATGAAGACAGACAGCGACATGTTCGTCAACACAGAGTACCTCATTTACAAGCTCCTCAGGCCAGAACTGCAGCCTAAAAAGAACTACTTCACAGGCAATAACATGAGAGGCTTTGCACCCAACCGAAACAAAAATAGCAAATGGTACATGCCCCCTGAGCTGTACCCAGGTGAGAAGTATCCCACCTTCTGCTCTGGGACTGGTTATGTATTCTCTGGAGACTTGGCAAGAAAAATCTATTGTGCATCGCTAAGAATCAGTCGCCTGCATTTGGAGGATGTGTATGTAGGAATATGCCTGGCCGAGCTACGGATCGAGCCCACTCCTCCACCCAATGAGTTCCTATTCAACCACTGGCGGGTGTCTTATTCCAGCTGCAAATACAGCCATCTAATAACATCACATGGGTTTCATCCCAATGAACTGCTGAAATACTGGCACCACCTGCAGAGCAACAAACGCAACGCCTGCATCAACACACTGAGAGCAGGCAGGACACACTCAAGCAGAATGAACAGAGAGAGACCAGCTCAGTAA
- the LOC121951426 gene encoding complement factor H-like isoform X1, translating into MCLRNLGFVFLVWFPGVLQAQDEAQPCIAPNVIGGYLVPKQEAYSHEADLTYGCDDGLKPVVEGWWATSTCQNGTWSPEPQCIDEKACMPPDIPNAKYTQNAWYKDGLKIRITCDNGYEPKDHSHITATCVNGTWSSVPVCEKRVDACSEPPKIPHAVIIHQEYEEVFPDGTTLQYECEKGYTVEGVDTKSTIICIFGSWTESLTCSKQIGPEGGGSRPGTGQGGSTMGGAGGGDTTSVASGKQPQGGDTRPDTGHDGSTVGREGGGQTTTTGSGTQPAGGGSSTTSASNERDSRPLVTSVNHCGAHPKVSHGDVVQKNQMYLKYQCSAFYKLTGPDTVVCYSDGSWSELPICKEAFCVIDPAQYRVNGVQLSGVEYIKEGENKYIPCIWHNTSSHVKCTNGILHYTQCCWNSDLQRGACWYYTA; encoded by the exons ATGTGCTTGAGAAACCtcggttttgtttttctggtttgGTTTCCAGGAGTGCTGCAGG CACAAGATGAAGCTCAGCCCTGTATTGCTCCCAATGTGATCGGTGGTTATTTGGTCCCCAAACAAGAAGCTTACTCGCATGAAGCAGATCTCACTTACGGCTGTGATGACGGACTTAAACCAGTAGTGGAGGGTTGGTGGGCAACAAGTACATGTCAAAATGGCACATGGTCTCCTGAACCACAGTGTATAG ATGAAAAAGCCTGCATGCCACCAGATATACCCaatgcaaaatacacacaaaatgcttGGTATAAGGATGGACTAAAGATTAGGATAACATGTGACAACGGATATGAACCCAAGGACCACAGTCATATCACAGCCACATGTGTAAATGGGACGTGGTCCTCTGTTCCGGTCTGTGAGA AACGTGTTGATGCATGTAGTGAGCCCCCTAAAATCCCCCATGCAGTCATCATTCATCAGGAATACGAGGAGGTCTTTCCTGACGGTACAACACTGCAGTATGAATGTGAAAAGGGATATACTGTAGAGGGAGTAGACACCAAAAGCAccatcatttgcatttttggaagCTGGACTGAAAGCCTAACGTGCA GCAAACAAATTGGACCAGAAGGTGGAG GCAGCAGACCAGGTACTGGACAAGGAGGCTCCACAATGGGAGGAGCAGGCGGGGGCGACACTACATCTGTTGCAAGTGGGAAACAACCCCAAGGTGGAG ACACCAGACCAGATACTGGACATGACGGCTCCACAGTGGGCAGAGAAGGGGGGGGGCAAACTACAACAACTGGCAGTGGGACACAACCTGCAGGTGGAG GATCGTCAACCACCTCTGCCTCAAATGAGAGAGACAGCAGACCTTTGGTGACATCGG ttaaccACTGCGGAGCTCACCCAAAAGTTTCACACGGTGATGTTGTGCAAAAGAATCAAATGTATCTGAAATACCAGTGCAGTGCCTTTTACAAACTCACTGGTCCAGACACTGTGGTGTGTTACAGTGATGGCAGCTGGTCAGAACTGCCAATCTGCAAAG AGGCATTCTGTGTCATAGATCCTGCTCAGTATCGTGTGAATGGTGTTCAGCTGTCTGGAGTTGAATATATAAAGGAAGGAGAGAACAAGTATATTCCATGTATTTGGCACAATACCAGCAGCCATGTTAAGTGTACTAATGGAATACTACATTATACACAGT gtTGTTGGAATTCTGACCTTCAGCGG GGAGCTTGCTGGTATTACACAGCATGA